tataacattttagggatttttatttaatcatatattgcTTATAGATATAGTGGAAGCAAACAAAAGTTGTTTGGAATGCTGGACTTGTGTGCTGATCACCGCCCTGAAGAATCTGTAATCAGGCTAATAACTTTCCGTCAGAAATCAATACATGCAGCAAAGTCTAAATGGCTTAACATCTTTTCTGAGCTTGTGGAGCGCTATTACAAAAAGGAGAAACGCGTTAACATTCGAATCAAAACTTTAGAtgtgattttggatattttcaagtctaatcattattcatttgaaGAGGAACTAATAGATAGAATAATTATTCCCTTCTTGGGTAGTGTTCATATGGAACCTGAATCTCGAATAAGAAGAAGGGCTATTGAAGTTTTAACTACTTTATGTTCCCTTTGTCAAACCAACAAGAATTTAGATCTTTTGAATATCCTGGGTTGTATAATGAAAAGGTCCTTAGAACAAGAAGCTGAAAGAGATACGCTATTGAAAGATTTACTCATCGTTGTGTATggtttaattaatgtatttaaggACAAATTGCGCCAGCTACCAAGTACTTTTATACTGAGAGTTTTAAGTTTATTAACAACGCATTTGGAGTATCACTATGATCACCCTAACATATTTGGTGGAAAGTCGGATATACGATATGTAATATTTCGCTTATTTTTGAGCTTAAGAGCTGAAGATGAGAGTTATCATTTGGGATTGGAAGAAAGTGATGGCTCGGTGTATTTTAGTCCTTATATTATATGCCGTAGTCCTGAAGAAGAGGAGGAAGCGGAGTTGTTGTGGAATAGACAACAGGAAAGTGCTAGTCGTCCATCCTCTCCTTCTTGTTTATCTGGAACAAGGCAAAAGAGCGTTTTATGTGTATCTTTGAATAAGGCCTGTTTGTTAGTGATAGAGTGTTTGGAAAGGGAAACTGATTGGAACGTTCTATGTCTCGTTCTTACCCGAGTTCCTACAGTGTTGCAAAATAGACCTCTGATATGTCGTTATGGCAAAagtatcaataaatttatcacACCACTCGTCTCTTTCACGGATAAAAACTCAAACTTTCCCCTCCATCTGACTAATACTCCTAGTAAGTTCAGCAAATCCGATTTTCATAACCATATATTCCCTGTGCTGGCAGCTTTAGCCTCTTATAATGAATTCCTTGTCCCTGCATCACAAAGCTCTCTTATAAGAGCATTGGAGTTAGGCTTATTATCCAAAGAATGCAATCGAATGTGTATTGTTGCCCTCACTACATCAGCCCTCGAAATGAAACGCTCAACGCGCAACCTTATACCAgaagttttattaaacttttccaAGATATCTGCAACAAAGTTTATTTCAACACCCATTCTAGAGTTTTTATCAACAATGGTTCGATTACCCGAAGTCTTCAGTTGTTTTACTGATACAAACTATATAACTGTCTTTGCTATTGCTCTTCCTTTCACGAATCCCTTTAAGTTTGATCCCTATACAGTTTCACTGGCTCACCATGTTATAGTGATGTGGTTTTTGAAGTGTAGACTCTCATATAGACAGAACTTTGTTCAATTTATTATCACAAGTCTTAATTCAAACATATTCGTaccttttgaagaaaatgataaaaataaggattCCATGGGACGGATGCGGAGTACGAGCTTATCAGCTGCTCGGAGGCCAAATGTGGCTCTTGCAGCTAAAAAGGATATTGTAGCTGATGTTCCAAAATCCACTCAAATCCATCCATTAGCTTTTCATCAGGAACTGACAGAAACATGTCTCGATATTCTGGCTCGATACATGTACGGCAATGTCTCAGTAAAGACCCGTCGCCTAAAAACATCggattttattcttaaaaatgggCATTCAGCGACTTGGTTGATTGGCACAATGCTTATAACTGTTTCTACGAGCTGTTGTACCCATATTGCAATGAGAAATGGTGTATGTGAtagatgttatttttattgcattCGAGATGGAACTTTAAGTAAGGATGATATTACTAAAAATTCGGATAGAAGAAGACACATGTCGGATTTTTACGTAAAgcactttcttttttatttttgtatttaataattatttattttcattacagTCCGGTACAAATAAGAGTCAGTTATCAAACTTAAGAAGTGATAAGGAACTTCATAGGCACACTTCTCTGGAGAGAATGGAGTCTTCTGGAGATGATTATAGAGTAAAAAAAGTGCTACCTGAAACATGCAGTTGTTGGTGCTCTGGCTGGGCTGAAGTAATAAAACCCCATATGTACACTACTACATATTTTGCTCATGAATTTAATTTCAGATTTACATTCGACGTCCAAGTGGGGATGTATCCTGGATGTGTAGAGTGCAAAATACTCAGTTGCTTAGTGCGCATACACCCTCAACTAATTTGAGAGAATTGACAGCACTCTTTGATACCTCTTTGAAAAAGGATACATTCAACTTTGATGTGTCGACTGAAAGTGATAAGATTAATGTGGATAATTTAACGGAAGACGAATATAAGAAGTTAAGCTCGGAATTCGTACCCTCTTCAGTTTCCTCTGTATGCTTAATTAACCTATGTTTGATCTTTGTATggaatctttattaatatatatttgtaattattctaGCCTTCTGCAGAGACGGATAAAACAGTTTCGGGGAATAGGTCGCACGATGAGGAAATGATCGTTATGTCACCTAAATCTCCAGTTAAAAAGACAAAATCTTCACCTCCTGACACATCATGTCAACCCCTAGAAGTCTCAGATATTAAAAGAAAGAGTTGTGATCCTATACCAGAGGTTGAAGAGGATTTACGCTCCGGAACCGATTTAAGGCGTCGACAATCTGTACGTAGATACAACAttaattcttatataaatattagagttGGATTCGAGTTAAAATTATCGAGTTCGAGATTTCGATGATTGAAGTAGAGTCGAGTTCAAGTAAGTTGATGATACTCATATTTTACTTCGAGTTCActatcaagaaattaaataaataagatatgttaGGTTGCTTATTAAttggatatatacatatttcatataataccACTActgataattattgaattctatacagttaaatattatattaggttACCATGACGTAGTAATTAATCCTGTTTCTCTTCTTAGAAACTATTTTCCAGTTAAATGGCTAACTTAAATAGGTTAGAAAATACGAATTTTCCTTCAGTGCTCCAATACTTTAGTGGGTTTTTATATCGATCGATACAAggcaattttaaatattgattcttaaataaacataacgtttatagcataaaaatattatgtggcCCATGGCCTGCGCAGTTAAAAATGTCAGTTATATACTATAAGAGTCTGGCGGCCTTAGAGCGAGTTACAATTAGtttgaataattacataaaaaatatttgaaaatttgtattccGCAGGAATAATGAGATACTCCTTgatatcgaaaataaataacCGGATACTTGATTAGTGATTATTCGAgactcatataaatattttgagtttctGTGGCTGTAAGTCAAACTATATCgagttttttcaaaagattttttgacGAATTcgagtaatttacaaaaaaaaaaaaaaaaaataataataataataataaaatgactacTTATGTCGAGTATTTTTCGAGTTTGAGTAATAATCGAATCCaactctaataaatattttattctggctcttaaattattattcttcgaAATTTTTGAGGAACATGGTCCAAAAATGttagtttgtataaaaaaatgaagaaatatacgaaagtttaaatcataataaaccTTGTTTAGAAGATGTGCAGGCCActtctaaaaaacaacaacaaaacatagAATTCTGAACTGAAAATAGTCCACATAAGTCGAAATAGAGCAATATATTATCAATGTGAGAAACTAAATAAGGGTACCggtattaatttcaaatttcaatgccGAAtggatatacaaaattaaatgagtTAACAAACTTTCAAAAGCTATAATgttataaagttaaattaaattgtatgtattacatacaaaaagaaaaagaaaagtgcGTGCTATACGCGGTACAGTAAtacttttgactaaaaataattattttaggggacagttgaattaaaaattttgaaagattttttattcatccaaaatattttacttatatactaatatattactttatttttcattatgtgGACTATTTTCAGGtgataattctatttttttctatttaatcgTATGTTAACCGTAAAGAACTGTTGGACTATGTTCCctgaacatttcaaaaataaataaataataataatttaagaaacagtctaatataaacatatattttcatactaaAACTATAGGATGCATGGAGAAAATCCTTACCACCGAGTaatgaagaaaatcaaaataatatcccATTGAATAGCTCTCCCAATTCTTCAtttgaaagtaatttaaatGAACCTGCAATGAGAACAACGCGCTCTCATACTATATCCGTATCGAGTCCGCGGAATCGTGTATTAAACAAACCTTTGCAACCTACCACAGGAATAGTCGGTCGTCCTGGAATTGGTGGCATTGGATCTGGAGAAAAGAATGATAAAGTTTCTGGCATTTCACCGCAATTTGTATTTCTTATGCTTTATCAATCTTCCACATTTGGAAATGCTGCTTCCCTAGAAAAACCTCTTTTACTTCCGTCAAATAAAATTACTGAGAATAGTATTAAAAATCTTGATAGGATCCCGGCGTAAGTAAAGTTTTCTCTATTCTAGATGCATTTAAAAAGTTTAGGCGAATGTTAATTAtgaataggaatattttttttgggattaaGTGGTTGATAGTAAATTTAAAGGTTGAATAGTCATGATTGGATTACTAAACAGGATTGTCTTTTGGACACTAAGGAAAAGGACAATAAAGTTTTAGTGTATTTTTCTATGCCAGGGGTCACCAAATGCCTCAGTGCATATTGGATTCAAAAAGAATATGCGCGCCATTTGCATATCCCAAAAAAGTACCTATAATTTGTTATGTCTTTTTGATAATGAATCGTTGATTTAGGGGTATACttcttataatattacttaaaaatcaaACACTCAactgcaatatttatttcatcataagTGCTGTATCGTTATGTATGTTGTAGATTAATAGGAATTATGCCCACAATCCGTAAATATGGAAGCTTTAGGATCGATgtgctacctctaaatatttattgatcgagttcaaattttgaagaacatacatattttcttatcaaaaaaaacaatttgccACTTTGGGAGCACTACTTTTCCagaaaaagttgttaaaaaaaccctctaatacaatattttttatgaatcttCTGTTTCAATATGTAATCTTGATCCAATAGACAATGCCCATTAGATGGGGCCAGAGGCGCGAATATTCTTTTCAAACTAGGAGGGAACCACTACTAATATAGGGGGGTCTGAAGGGGTTGTAGCGCCTCCAAATcgaggaatttaaaaaaaattataaatatagaagaaaaattagctcccaaaaaaatcaatttaagaattcattttctaaaaaaaaataaaggagttttttttggatttctttaaaaaaagaaggttattAGATCACATTATGCTGTGAAATTAAGCAccccttaaaaatataatccggcggacgcccctgatttgTCATTCTTTCAATTATCCGGCCCATTATAGAAAAAGAATAGGTTACTCCTATTCTAAACTATGTATTAATGTATACGAATCAACTCATTTTTGGAGCCGTGCCACTAACATGGCTGGAGCCTGTCTCTGGAGACTATACTTTTTCCggcttttgtttttgttgttgaccCTAGGAAATTAAGAGAAGGATCCACTAGGGTATCGCTCCCAAGGAGCCTACCTCAATTGTATATCTACAAAGCGAcgtgaaataattattgatttttattatattaattagtcACGAAACTCACAAGATTGGAGTTCTATACATTGGACCTAATCAAGTCAATG
The Lepeophtheirus salmonis chromosome 10, UVic_Lsal_1.4, whole genome shotgun sequence DNA segment above includes these coding regions:
- the gig gene encoding tuberin, yielding MSKSSKAEKPFSEKLKQWFKGTKSNLYPHGEEIRLSGELVDSISPSISPLQERLKILKDLKESVRNGRLQDKGVEVLLYKTKDLLRNDSPDVRHIVLSFYESLVYGQYSRLGLVRSAFFNIIKENHSKRGSADFTYHIDLLYVLTGKGKDIVYFEDELGPFIKETIPFITPQLPCTLKFLEMITNCFIFNATYLDSDVVLALITLISSLCTSTNDKNETKSCLEVLNSIICYSYIPKNGLLLFISILCRVVNLEAYGKDAWDITRRLMGTHLGHSALYCLSMIVQTTENRSDVALIRGAIFFIGFSLWGHNRIKSLDYSAVTILPTFVHALKCKHHLVVFEVIQQVKQLVTFYDKELHAAACDAIVELIELLLIEVRRLEKKLQDNISSHLHAVITILEGLSEMKRYSGSKQKLFGMLDLCADHRPEESVIRLITFRQKSIHAAKSKWLNIFSELVERYYKKEKRVNIRIKTLDVILDIFKSNHYSFEEELIDRIIIPFLGSVHMEPESRIRRRAIEVLTTLCSLCQTNKNLDLLNILGCIMKRSLEQEAERDTLLKDLLIVVYGLINVFKDKLRQLPSTFILRVLSLLTTHLEYHYDHPNIFGGKSDIRYVIFRLFLSLRAEDESYHLGLEESDGSVYFSPYIICRSPEEEEEAELLWNRQQESASRPSSPSCLSGTRQKSVLCVSLNKACLLVIECLERETDWNVLCLVLTRVPTVLQNRPLICRYGKSINKFITPLVSFTDKNSNFPLHLTNTPSKFSKSDFHNHIFPVLAALASYNEFLVPASQSSLIRALELGLLSKECNRMCIVALTTSALEMKRSTRNLIPEVLLNFSKISATKFISTPILEFLSTMVRLPEVFSCFTDTNYITVFAIALPFTNPFKFDPYTVSLAHHVIVMWFLKCRLSYRQNFVQFIITSLNSNIFVPFEENDKNKDSMGRMRSTSLSAARRPNVALAAKKDIVADVPKSTQIHPLAFHQELTETCLDILARYMYGNVSVKTRRLKTSDFILKNGHSATWLIGTMLITVSTSCCTHIAMRNGVCDRCYFYCIRDGTLSKDDITKNSDRRRHMSDFYSGTNKSQLSNLRSDKELHRHTSLERMESSGDDYRVKKVLPETCSCWCSGWAEIYIRRPSGDVSWMCRVQNTQLLSAHTPSTNLRELTALFDTSLKKDTFNFDVSTESDKINVDNLTEDEYKKLSSEFVPSSVSSPSAETDKTVSGNRSHDEEMIVMSPKSPVKKTKSSPPDTSCQPLEVSDIKRKSCDPIPEVEEDLRSGTDLRRRQSDAWRKSLPPSNEENQNNIPLNSSPNSSFESNLNEPAMRTTRSHTISVSSPRNRVLNKPLQPTTGIVGRPGIGGIGSGEKNDKVSGISPQFVFLMLYQSSTFGNAASLEKPLLLPSNKITENSIKNLDRIPAHETHKIGVLYIGPNQVNDEVGILRNISGSSRYTDFLDGLGNLINIRNIDKSTHFIGGLDSEEGDGNFAYMWEDDVMQVIFHVATLMPNHDNDPQANKKKRHIGNNYVAIVYNDSRNHSESYKMGTVRGKFISACIVITPLDQGSNRVCVDCKPELKEPLGHVMDPKIVSDKSLSILVRQWALHCNLAAQIQKSLSNKMPYSSNWLERLRAIKRLKEKLQKENEMKEEEDREQGSGRPQLNDFTEFVIMRKKKGNGGSGNSVGD